A genomic segment from Juglans regia cultivar Chandler chromosome 14, Walnut 2.0, whole genome shotgun sequence encodes:
- the LOC109000584 gene encoding calcium-dependent protein kinase 34-like, with product MGNCCSQGKSHASSITEKGESMPKSSHDNACNGTPGNNFIDNAKPAPSVAPGTPTRPSKPAAPVGPVLGRPMEDVKSTYSIGKELGRGQFGVTHLCTHKVTGEQFACKTIAKRKLVNKEDIEDVRREVQIMHHLTGQPNIVELKGAYEDKHSVHLVMELCAGGELFDRIIAKGHYTERAAASLLRTIVQIVHNCHSMGVIHRDLKPENFLLLNKDENSPLKATDFGLSVFYKQGELFKDIVGSAYYIAPEVLRRRYGPEVDIWSVGVMLYILLSGVPPFWAESEQGIFNAILRGQIDFASDPWPSISPAAKDLVRKMLNSDPKLRLSAFQVLNHPWIKEDGEAPDTPLDNAVLDRLKQFRAMNKFKKVALRVIAGCLSEEEIRGLKEMFKSMDTDNSGTITLEELKQGLAKQGTKLSEYEVKQLMEAADADGNGTIDYDEFITATMHMNRMDREEHLYTAFQYFDKDNSGHITTEELEQALREYGMHDGRDINEILSEVDADNDGRINYEEFVAMMRKGNPEANPKKRRDVNL from the exons ATGGGTAACTGTTGCTCTCAAGGCAAAAGCCATGCTTCCTCAATTACCGAAAAGGGAGAATCCATGCCTAAAAGCAGCCATGACAATGCATGCAATGGCACTCCGGGAAACAACTTCATTGACAATGCTAAACCTGCTCCTTCGGTCGCCCCGGGAACCCCCACCAGGCCTTCCAAGCCTGCTGCTCCCGTCGGGCCAGTCTTGGGCCGCCCCATGGAAGATGTCAAGTCAACGTACTCCATCGGAAAGGAGCTCGGACGGGGACAGTTCGGCGTCACCCATCTTTGTACTCACAAGGTGACGGGCGAGCAGTTTGCGTGTAAAACCATAGCCAAGCGAAAGCTTGTGAACAAGGAGGATATCGAGGACGTTAGGAGAGAGGTTCAGATCATGCACCATTTGACGGGGCAGCCTAATATCGTGGAACTCAAGGGCGCGTACGAGGACAAGCACTCGGTTCATTTGGTCATGGAGTTGTGCGCCGGAGGAGAGCTTTTCGATCGAATTATTGCAAAGGGACATTACACGGAGCGCGCAGCAGCATCCTTGCTGCGGACAATCGTCCAGATTGTGCACAACTGCCATTCTATGGGAGTCATTCACAGAGATCTCAAGCCCGAGAATTTCCTTCTGCTTAACAAGGATGAGAATTCACCACTCAAGGCTACGGATTTCGGTTTATCCGTTTTCTACAAACAAG GAGAACTATTTAAAGATATTGTTGGTAGTGCATATTACATTGCGCCTGAGGTGTTGAGGAGGAGATATGGACCAGAAGTCGATATCTGGAGTGTTGGGGTCATGCTCTATATTCTTCTGTCTGGTGTTCCCCCATTTTGGGCtg aatcagaacagggGATATTCAATGCAATTTTACGAGGCCAAATTGACTTTGCAAGCGATCCATGGCCGTCGATTTCACCTGCAGCAAAAGATCTTGTCAGGAAGATGTTGAATTCGGACCCCAAACTGAGGCTGTCTGCCTTCCAAGTTCTCA ATCATCCGTGGATTAAGGAGGACGGAGAAGCGCCTGATACTCCTCTTGACAACGCAGTGCTGGATAGGCTCAAACAGTTTAGAGCTATGAACAAGTTCAAGAAAGTTGCTCTTCGG GTGATTGCTGGATGTTTATCAGAGGAAGAAATCAGAGGATTGAAAGAGATGTTCAAGAGCATGGATACCGATAACAGTGGTACTATTACGCTCGAAGAGCTGAAGCAAGGACTCGCTAAGCAAGGAACTAAGCTCTCTGAATATGAGGTTAAACAATTAATGGAAGCT GCTGATGCTGATGGAAATGGGACCATAGACTATGACGAGTTCATCACAGCAACAATGCACATGAACCGGATGGATAGAGAAGAGCATCTTTACACTGCCTTCCAATACTTTGACAAGGACAATAGCGG GCACATTACAACCGAAGAGCTTGAGCAAGCTCTCCGCGAATATGGAATGCATGATGGAAGGGACATCAACGAAATTCTCTCTGAAGTTGATGCTGATAAC gatGGTCGGATAAACTACGAGGAATTCGTGGCAATGATGAGAAAAGGAAACCCAGAAGCAAACCCCAAGAAACGACGCGATGTAAATCTTTAA
- the LOC109000559 gene encoding protein FAR1-RELATED SEQUENCE 5-like, whose translation MTENGDDETVRYVTLVCAHGGKARNKTLNVDNPHPTGKMEYKARHLRLGAGGAGALQEYFSQMQYKNPELFPSMDLDDDGRLNNVFWANLRSRAAYQYLGDVITFDTTYLTNRYEMPFAPFVGCIDGIAPKTIITDQDRAMKNVIAIVFPRSRHRFCLWHILKKVPEKLGSYTSYKSGMKNDLIKCVYDTQSVEEFEKCWDYLITTYNLHEKVWLQNLYAERELWVSTFLKENFWAGMSTTHRSESMNAFFDCYVHAKTNLKKFLIEKRFQDLYTNAKFKEVQQQVTSIIDMDPKLLKRDGAVQTYLLEDEVHLEEFTKLVTHYVDFTKKDVSAKCSCGLFEMMSILCWHILALFKCNGIKSLPDRYILDRWRRDIEKEIHLDAQ comes from the exons ATGACTGAGAATGGAGATGATGAAACTGTTAGATATGTCACCCTTGTTTGTGCCCACGGTGGGAAGGCCCGAAATAAGACTTTGAATGTCGACAATCCACATCCAACAGGAAAGATGGAAT ACAAGGCAAGACATCTAAGACTTGgcgcaggtggtgctggagcgctTCAAGAGTATTTTTCACAAATGCAATACAAAAATCCTGAACTTTTTCCATcgatggatttggatgatgacGGGAGGTTAAACAATGTCTTCTGGGCAAACCTCCGTAGTAGAGCGGCCTACCAATATCTCGGAGATGTGAtcacattcgacaccacatacctGACGAATAGATATGAgatgccctttgcaccatttgttggt TGCATAGATGGTATAGCTCCAAAAACTATTATTACTGATCAGGATAGAGCCATGAAAAATGTAATCGCTATTGTTTTTCCCAGAAGCCGACATAGATTTTGTCTGTGGCATATATTGAAGAAAGTTCCTGAAAAACTTGGCTCCTATACATCATACAAAAGTGGAATGAAAAATGACCTGATaaaatgtgtgtatgacacaCAAAGCGttgaagagtttgaaaaatgttgggatTATTTAATTACCACTTACAACTTGCATGAGAAGGTGTGGTTGCAAAATTTATACGCTGAGCGTGAACTTTGGGTTTCGACATTTTTGAAAGAGaatttttgggctggaatgagtaccaCACATCggagtgagagcatgaatgccttCTTTGACTGTTATGTTCATGCTAAGACAAACTTGAAAAA ATTTCTGATTGAGAAAAGGTTTCAAGATTTGTATACGAATGCTAAATTCAAGGAAGTTCAGCAGCAAGTTACTAGCATTATCGATATGGATCCAAAGTTACTTAAGAGGGATGGTGCAGTACAGACCTATTTGCTAGAGGATGAAGTTCATTTGGAAGAGTTCACTAAGCTGGTGACGCATTATGTGGACTTTACTAAGAAAGATGTGTCTGCAAAGTGTTCTTGTGGTTTATTTGAGATGATGAGCATATTGTGTTGGCACATTTTGGCCTTATTCAAATGTAACGGGATTAAATCTTTGCCAGATAGATACATTTTGGATCGCTGGAGAAGGGACATAGAAAAGGAGATACATCTTGATGCACAGTAG